One Natrinema halophilum genomic window carries:
- a CDS encoding CPBP family intramembrane glutamic endopeptidase — MSERATKQLAIFVLVAFGWTWTWDAVYYGFGWWETLPTTLPRQWGVPLGAIAAVRASDTSLRAWLSGIFAWRLHPGLYLVAILVPLTITNVRPVLRALGGGNLSYSPPASLPLIVLFVLANALILGGIEEIGWRGFLQPRLQERVSVVTAGIVVGVLWWAWHLPLFLGHRNFVLEPVPVLRYTVFVIGASTVFGAFVNGTNGSILPLMLMHAGTNLGPVLSGSGGMGSGSTMLPLVVGSGLWWLIVLVLVLVYGRSMVPNETLDRRKTRL, encoded by the coding sequence ATGTCGGAACGGGCAACAAAGCAACTCGCGATATTCGTACTCGTTGCCTTCGGGTGGACGTGGACGTGGGATGCAGTGTACTACGGGTTCGGCTGGTGGGAGACACTCCCGACCACGCTCCCACGACAGTGGGGCGTTCCGCTCGGCGCAATCGCCGCTGTGCGGGCGAGCGACACCTCACTGCGAGCGTGGCTGTCGGGGATCTTTGCGTGGCGATTGCACCCCGGACTGTATCTCGTCGCCATCCTCGTTCCGCTCACCATTACGAACGTTCGACCGGTCCTCCGGGCGCTCGGCGGAGGAAACCTATCCTATTCTCCACCGGCGAGTCTCCCGCTCATCGTGCTCTTCGTTCTCGCGAACGCCCTCATCCTGGGTGGAATCGAAGAAATCGGTTGGCGTGGATTCCTCCAACCGAGGCTTCAGGAACGAGTGTCGGTCGTGACGGCCGGAATCGTCGTCGGTGTGCTGTGGTGGGCGTGGCATCTGCCGTTGTTCCTGGGACATCGAAACTTCGTCCTCGAACCGGTGCCCGTGCTTCGGTATACGGTGTTCGTGATCGGCGCATCCACCGTGTTTGGGGCGTTCGTAAACGGGACGAACGGGAGTATCCTCCCGCTGATGTTGATGCATGCGGGGACAAATCTTGGGCCCGTTCTGAGCGGGTCCGGCGGTATGGGTAGCGGTTCGACGATGCTCCCGCTCGTTGTCGGTTCGGGACTGTGGTGGCTCATTGTCCTCGTCCTCGTACTCGTGTACGGTCGGTCGATGGTGCCGAACGAAACGTTGGACCGACGGAAGACTCGTCTTTAA
- the htpX gene encoding zinc metalloprotease HtpX yields MNWQADWGLRARMFVTMFLLFALYIVFAGALVLYIGGGLWMFALLFGGFSLVQYYFSDTLTLKSMGAKSVSADEYPQLHASIERLSQQADLPKPKVAVVDSKVPNAFATGRNQRNAAVCVTTGLMQMLEQDELDGVLAHELSHVKNRDMMVMTIASFLSTIAFMIVRWGAFFGGGHGRGREGGGGGIIVAILVSLVVWIVSYLLIRALSRYREYAADRGAAAITGNPSALASALLKISGQMDKVPKEDMREEAEMNAFFIIPLKSGIVGRLFSTHPPTERRVEQLRDLEREMQSF; encoded by the coding sequence ATGAACTGGCAGGCGGACTGGGGACTGCGCGCTCGGATGTTCGTGACGATGTTTCTGCTCTTTGCGTTGTACATCGTCTTCGCCGGCGCGCTCGTCCTTTACATCGGCGGCGGATTGTGGATGTTCGCGTTACTGTTCGGCGGATTCTCGCTGGTCCAGTACTACTTCAGCGACACGCTCACGCTAAAGAGCATGGGTGCGAAGTCGGTCTCCGCCGACGAGTATCCACAGCTGCACGCGTCGATCGAACGGCTCTCACAGCAGGCCGACCTCCCGAAACCGAAGGTCGCAGTCGTCGATTCGAAGGTCCCAAACGCGTTTGCGACCGGACGCAACCAGCGCAACGCTGCCGTTTGCGTGACCACCGGCCTCATGCAGATGCTCGAGCAGGACGAACTCGACGGCGTCCTCGCACACGAACTCTCCCACGTGAAAAACCGCGACATGATGGTGATGACCATCGCCTCGTTCCTCTCGACGATCGCGTTCATGATCGTTCGCTGGGGCGCGTTCTTCGGCGGCGGGCACGGCCGCGGCCGGGAGGGTGGTGGCGGCGGTATCATCGTCGCGATCCTCGTCTCGCTGGTCGTCTGGATCGTCAGTTACCTGCTCATTCGGGCGCTCTCGCGCTACCGCGAGTACGCCGCCGACCGCGGGGCCGCTGCCATCACCGGCAACCCGTCGGCGCTCGCGTCGGCGCTGCTGAAGATTTCCGGCCAGATGGACAAGGTTCCGAAAGAGGACATGCGCGAGGAAGCAGAGATGAACGCTTTCTTCATCATCCCGCTCAAGTCCGGCATCGTCGGCCGGCTCTTTTCGACGCACCCGCCGACCGAACGGCGGGTCGAACAGCTTCGTGACCTCGAGCGCGAAATGCAATCCTTCTAA
- a CDS encoding 60S ribosomal export protein NMD3 — translation MSESRAFCPRCGDPVPDRSASDADDGPDEVTSERASGHANDPLRPGAEVELCDSCYFDDFDFVDAPDRIDVRVCSRCGAVYRGNRWVDVGAEDYTDIAIEEVSEALGVHVDVEDVAWQIEPEQVDQNTIRMHCYFTGVVRGTPVDEQVTIPVKISRQTCTRCGRIAGDYYASIVQIRAEDRTPTTEEIERAEEIATTIVADMEATGDRNAFVTETNETPDGLNIKVSTNKIGKKIANKMIEEFGGTVTDAETLVTEDEDGNEVYRVTFAVRLPPYTPGDVIDLADDDGGPVIVRSARGNLKGVRATTGERYEASYEEGTSPEARRLGRLEDAIETTVVTVEDDNAVQVLDPETFQSKTIARPDYFDPNAETVPVLKSRAGLHVMPREGPGE, via the coding sequence ATGAGTGAGTCGCGTGCGTTCTGTCCCCGCTGCGGGGACCCGGTTCCCGATCGATCGGCGAGCGACGCGGACGACGGCCCGGATGAAGTCACCTCCGAACGTGCCAGTGGGCACGCAAACGATCCGCTACGACCAGGTGCCGAGGTCGAACTCTGCGATTCGTGTTACTTCGATGACTTCGACTTCGTGGACGCACCGGACAGAATAGACGTTCGCGTCTGTTCGCGGTGCGGGGCGGTTTATCGGGGAAATCGATGGGTCGATGTCGGCGCAGAAGATTACACCGACATCGCCATCGAAGAAGTCAGCGAGGCGCTCGGTGTCCACGTCGACGTCGAAGACGTCGCCTGGCAGATCGAACCCGAACAGGTCGACCAGAACACGATACGCATGCACTGTTACTTCACGGGCGTCGTCCGCGGGACGCCCGTCGACGAGCAGGTAACGATTCCAGTCAAAATCTCCCGACAGACCTGCACTCGCTGTGGCCGGATCGCCGGCGACTACTACGCAAGCATCGTCCAGATTCGCGCCGAGGACCGTACCCCGACGACCGAAGAAATCGAGCGTGCAGAAGAGATCGCCACTACCATCGTCGCCGACATGGAAGCGACGGGCGACCGCAACGCCTTCGTCACAGAGACGAACGAGACCCCCGACGGTCTGAATATCAAGGTCTCGACCAACAAAATCGGCAAGAAGATCGCAAACAAGATGATCGAGGAGTTCGGCGGCACTGTCACCGACGCCGAAACGCTCGTGACCGAAGACGAGGACGGTAACGAGGTTTATCGGGTCACGTTCGCCGTCCGCCTGCCACCGTATACGCCCGGCGACGTCATCGACCTCGCCGATGACGACGGCGGCCCGGTCATCGTCCGCAGTGCTCGCGGCAACCTCAAGGGCGTCCGCGCGACGACCGGTGAGCGCTACGAGGCGAGTTACGAAGAAGGGACGTCGCCCGAAGCCCGCAGACTCGGCCGGCTCGAGGATGCCATCGAGACGACGGTCGTCACCGTCGAGGACGACAACGCCGTGCAGGTCCTCGATCCGGAGACGTTCCAGTCGAAGACCATCGCACGGCCGGACTACTTCGATCCGAATGCCGAGACTGTGCCGGTACTGAAGAGCCGCGCCGGTCTCCACGTCATGCCGCGAGAAGGACCTGGGGAATAG
- a CDS encoding MarR family transcriptional regulator, whose product MLDEDDLGPADEKLLDMLNEGRVTAPFVAEETGYSLQYVRDRLGRLVEHGNARKVYEGLYEIVDDPRKDER is encoded by the coding sequence ATGCTCGACGAAGACGATCTCGGACCAGCCGACGAGAAGTTACTCGACATGTTGAACGAGGGGCGTGTTACTGCGCCCTTCGTCGCCGAAGAGACCGGCTACAGTCTACAGTACGTACGCGATCGTCTTGGACGGCTCGTGGAACATGGCAACGCACGCAAAGTGTACGAAGGTCTCTACGAAATCGTCGATGACCCACGGAAAGATGAAAGATAA
- a CDS encoding YbjQ family protein, which translates to MEFVTTETVPNREIDDSLGIARGNTVKARNVGRDITQSIRNITGGELKAYSELLSDARDEALERMAEDARSMDADAVVNVRLESSEIANGGSEVIAYGTAVTLK; encoded by the coding sequence ATGGAGTTCGTCACCACTGAAACGGTCCCCAACCGCGAGATAGACGACTCGCTCGGCATCGCTCGAGGGAACACTGTCAAAGCACGGAACGTCGGCAGGGATATCACGCAGAGTATTCGGAACATCACCGGCGGCGAGCTGAAGGCGTATTCCGAACTGCTCTCCGACGCTCGTGACGAAGCCCTCGAGCGCATGGCTGAAGATGCCCGATCGATGGATGCTGATGCCGTCGTCAACGTTCGTCTCGAAAGTTCCGAAATCGCAAACGGTGGGTCGGAAGTCATCGCGTACGGCACCGCCGTGACGCTGAAGTAG
- a CDS encoding excinuclease ABC subunit C gives MNEDGVRERAGSLPREPGVYQFRAGETTLYVGKAVDLRDRVRSYADPRSARIRRMVDRADGIEIAVTDTETQALLLEANLVKRHQPRYNVRLKDDKSYPMIQLTAHEAPRIEITRDPDESATVFGPYTNKGQVEIVVKALRETYGVRGCSDHKYAGRDRPCLDYEMGLCTAPCTREIGLERYSQDITAVERFLEGETGVLADPLRREMEAAAENQNFERAAHVRDRLETVDAFHGEGGEAVQSIGDERAVDVLGVAIEGEDATVARLRAEDGKLVDRERHTLEAPGSARDDETDGVPAVLSAFIVQYYAERELPDALLLPERHDDEEVAAWLEAEGVAVRIPGAGREAKLVDLALKNARRNVGRRDECGLLADALELDAARRIEGFDVSHAHGKAAVGSNVTFVDGSAETADYRRKKLTEQNDDYDNMRALLEWRAHRAVDGRDDRPDPDLLLIDGGDGQLEAARDALSAVGWDVPAVALAKAEERVVTPDRELSWPSDAPHLHLLQRVRDEAHRFAVQYHQTVRDEVKTVLDDVKGVGPETRKRLLGHFGSVENIREASLEDLRSVDGIGAKTAETIKSRL, from the coding sequence ATGAACGAGGATGGGGTTCGCGAGCGCGCCGGATCGTTGCCCCGCGAACCGGGCGTCTACCAGTTTCGTGCGGGCGAAACGACGCTTTACGTCGGAAAGGCCGTCGACCTTCGGGACCGAGTCCGCTCCTACGCCGATCCCCGAAGCGCGCGGATCCGACGGATGGTCGACCGCGCCGACGGAATCGAGATCGCCGTCACCGACACGGAGACGCAGGCGCTGTTGCTCGAAGCGAACCTGGTAAAGCGCCATCAACCCAGGTACAACGTCCGCCTCAAGGACGACAAGTCCTACCCGATGATCCAGTTGACGGCCCACGAGGCACCCCGCATCGAGATCACCCGCGATCCCGACGAGTCGGCGACGGTCTTCGGTCCCTATACCAACAAAGGTCAGGTCGAAATCGTCGTCAAAGCGCTCCGAGAAACGTACGGCGTCCGCGGCTGTTCGGACCACAAGTACGCCGGCCGTGATCGTCCCTGTCTCGACTACGAAATGGGGCTCTGCACCGCGCCCTGCACCCGCGAGATCGGCCTCGAACGCTACTCGCAAGACATCACCGCCGTCGAGCGCTTTCTGGAGGGTGAAACAGGGGTCCTCGCCGACCCGCTTCGCCGAGAGATGGAAGCTGCCGCGGAGAATCAGAACTTCGAGCGAGCCGCTCACGTGCGCGACCGACTCGAGACCGTCGACGCGTTTCACGGCGAGGGCGGCGAGGCAGTCCAGTCGATCGGCGACGAGCGGGCGGTCGACGTTCTCGGCGTCGCCATCGAAGGCGAGGACGCGACCGTCGCCCGACTGCGCGCCGAAGACGGCAAACTAGTCGACAGGGAACGGCACACGCTCGAGGCCCCCGGCTCCGCGAGGGACGACGAAACGGACGGGGTCCCCGCCGTTCTGTCGGCCTTTATCGTCCAGTACTACGCCGAGCGCGAACTACCCGACGCACTCTTGTTGCCCGAGCGCCACGACGACGAAGAAGTCGCGGCCTGGCTCGAGGCCGAAGGAGTCGCCGTCCGCATCCCGGGCGCAGGGCGGGAAGCGAAACTCGTCGACCTCGCGCTGAAAAATGCCCGCCGAAACGTGGGCCGACGCGACGAATGCGGACTGCTCGCGGACGCTCTCGAACTCGACGCAGCTCGGCGAATCGAGGGCTTCGACGTGAGCCACGCACACGGCAAGGCGGCGGTCGGCAGCAACGTTACCTTCGTCGACGGGAGCGCCGAAACAGCCGACTACCGGCGAAAGAAGCTCACGGAGCAGAACGACGACTACGATAACATGCGCGCTTTGCTCGAGTGGCGAGCACACCGTGCTGTCGACGGTCGCGACGATCGCCCCGATCCGGATTTGTTGCTGATCGACGGCGGCGACGGGCAACTCGAGGCCGCCCGAGACGCGCTCTCTGCGGTCGGCTGGGACGTCCCGGCAGTTGCGCTGGCGAAAGCCGAAGAGCGCGTGGTCACTCCGGACCGGGAGCTCTCGTGGCCAAGTGACGCGCCGCATCTGCACCTCCTCCAGCGCGTCCGCGACGAGGCCCACCGCTTTGCGGTGCAGTACCACCAGACCGTTCGGGACGAGGTCAAGACAGTGTTGGACGACGTCAAAGGGGTCGGCCCCGAAACCCGAAAACGCCTCCTCGGACACTTCGGCAGCGTCGAAAACATCCGCGAAGCGAGCCTCGAGGATCTCCGGAGCGTGGATGGGATCGGCGCGAAGACGGCAGAGACCATCAAGTCGCGGCTCTGA
- a CDS encoding BtrH N-terminal domain-containing protein, protein MLTEYQHASGDHCGSASLRNLATYYEWGVDEASCFGLGAGIGFEYDESGPASRTILGRSAHLEAAFFETLGISIAQTDGQSKDAAWDALEIQVESGPVLCFVDLFYLPYFGSDTHFGPHTVVVIDMDDDSVTISDSEFAEPQTVSRTTFDDAWSSDHGFWPLERRWLAVENPTPTVATDTATLAAIELAAETMEDGGKPESGVGAIRTFADDLPAWTTCDDVRWTARFAYQNIERRGTGGGAFRRLYATFLDTLGADAGLDPGFGERMHRIADGWTSLGSILKAVSDADGAAERTEYLTEASDFAHDLADREEALFADLAKAV, encoded by the coding sequence ATGCTCACCGAGTATCAGCATGCGTCTGGCGACCACTGCGGGTCCGCGTCCCTCCGAAACCTCGCGACCTATTACGAGTGGGGGGTCGACGAAGCGTCGTGCTTTGGTCTCGGTGCAGGTATCGGCTTCGAGTACGATGAGTCGGGACCCGCCTCTCGTACGATACTGGGTCGAAGTGCGCACCTCGAGGCGGCGTTCTTCGAGACGCTCGGAATCTCGATCGCCCAAACGGACGGCCAGTCGAAAGACGCGGCCTGGGATGCGCTCGAAATCCAAGTCGAATCGGGACCGGTGCTGTGTTTCGTCGACCTCTTCTACCTGCCATATTTCGGAAGCGATACTCACTTCGGCCCTCACACGGTCGTCGTCATCGATATGGATGACGACTCTGTGACCATTTCGGACAGCGAGTTCGCCGAGCCACAAACGGTCTCTCGAACGACGTTCGACGACGCCTGGAGTTCGGATCACGGGTTCTGGCCGCTCGAACGCCGTTGGCTTGCCGTCGAAAACCCCACCCCAACGGTCGCGACTGACACCGCGACGCTGGCGGCAATCGAACTGGCGGCGGAGACGATGGAAGACGGCGGCAAACCCGAAAGTGGCGTGGGTGCTATTCGAACGTTTGCGGACGACCTTCCGGCGTGGACGACGTGCGATGACGTGCGATGGACCGCACGGTTTGCCTACCAGAACATCGAGCGCCGGGGAACGGGAGGTGGTGCGTTCCGCCGACTCTACGCTACCTTCCTCGATACCCTCGGCGCGGACGCCGGTCTCGACCCCGGATTCGGTGAGCGGATGCACCGAATCGCCGACGGCTGGACATCCCTTGGCAGCATCCTGAAGGCAGTCAGCGACGCCGACGGTGCAGCCGAGCGCACCGAGTACCTCACGGAGGCGAGCGACTTCGCACACGACCTCGCGGATCGGGAGGAGGCGCTGTTCGCGGACCTCGCGAAGGCAGTGTGA
- a CDS encoding putative manganese transporter, with amino-acid sequence MIRLWILAVFSDALNITGQQAVDILIFSLRDGFVQVSAFVAITVLIFSYIQYVTGGRIVSYLESNERMQPLAGALLGLTPGCGGAIIAMPLYIRGTISFGTVVATLAATAGDSAFVILALAPEAALYAYGLAFISAVLFGYAIDIWGLGVGRVDEAVARVSQPMTDGGFTTTNVADGGPSIPEYQRTNSHCDSNGHRQGHGTGSRTGLHGRIDDAVETVSPAMRRFSHGVHVLWWAVAVAGLVAGVLYLARGAPEVPLEFRPTFFGLFTVAGLVGTSASFYLHFVGRRFIGEGDAGRVRDDFASTYETFQHAAMETSMVTVWVIGAYLIYEYGIVIFNVEIAAVAAAAGVLAPFGGALLGLIPGCAPQIVFAGIYAEGGIPFSALTANAISQDGDALFPLMAIDMKAAIVATIYTTIPALIVGVALYYVWPFASFGFGVL; translated from the coding sequence ATGATTCGACTATGGATTCTCGCGGTGTTTTCGGACGCGCTCAATATCACGGGACAGCAGGCCGTCGATATCCTGATTTTCTCCCTGCGTGACGGCTTCGTTCAGGTGAGCGCGTTCGTCGCGATAACCGTCCTCATCTTCAGCTATATCCAGTACGTGACGGGCGGGCGCATCGTCTCCTACCTCGAGTCTAACGAACGCATGCAGCCGCTGGCGGGAGCGCTACTCGGCCTGACGCCCGGCTGTGGCGGTGCGATTATCGCGATGCCGCTCTATATCCGCGGCACGATAAGTTTCGGGACCGTCGTGGCGACGCTCGCTGCGACGGCCGGTGATTCCGCGTTCGTCATTCTGGCGCTCGCTCCCGAAGCCGCGCTGTACGCCTACGGATTGGCCTTCATCTCGGCCGTTTTGTTCGGTTACGCGATCGATATCTGGGGGCTCGGCGTTGGTCGCGTCGACGAGGCTGTCGCTCGGGTCAGTCAGCCGATGACCGACGGCGGGTTTACGACGACGAACGTCGCCGACGGTGGCCCAAGCATTCCCGAGTACCAGCGCACGAATAGCCACTGCGACTCCAATGGACACCGCCAAGGACACGGGACGGGGAGCCGGACCGGACTCCACGGACGGATCGACGACGCCGTCGAAACGGTCTCGCCCGCGATGCGACGGTTCAGTCACGGCGTTCACGTCCTCTGGTGGGCCGTCGCCGTCGCAGGGCTGGTCGCTGGGGTCCTGTACCTCGCTCGCGGCGCGCCCGAAGTTCCACTCGAGTTTCGGCCCACGTTTTTCGGGCTGTTCACCGTTGCAGGACTCGTCGGAACGTCCGCGTCGTTCTACCTCCATTTCGTCGGCCGACGCTTCATCGGCGAGGGTGACGCGGGCCGGGTTCGCGACGATTTCGCCAGCACCTACGAGACGTTCCAGCACGCGGCCATGGAAACGAGCATGGTCACGGTCTGGGTCATCGGTGCCTACCTCATCTACGAGTACGGCATCGTGATATTCAACGTCGAAATCGCCGCAGTTGCAGCGGCTGCGGGAGTGCTCGCTCCGTTTGGCGGTGCGTTGCTCGGGTTGATCCCGGGCTGTGCCCCCCAGATCGTCTTCGCCGGGATATACGCCGAAGGGGGGATCCCGTTCTCGGCGCTGACGGCGAACGCCATCAGTCAGGACGGGGACGCGCTGTTTCCGTTGATGGCCATCGACATGAAGGCGGCCATCGTCGCCACGATCTACACGACGATTCCCGCACTCATCGTCGGAGTGGCCCTCTACTACGTCTGGCCGTTCGCGAGCTTCGGCTTCGGAGTGCTATGA
- the pspAB gene encoding PspA-associated protein PspAB, with product MGLLDGLRAVLGMRAETDAGRDADPDDLFGMSTAYLTMEADLGYESLDVGALCFSGVDSSDFRDAVDEVEAILEAGQEETGTDFSVTADDHGYHWVVLEDDDPEDLITSMHFAADTFIEHGYGSRLLAAVFAYADGDAASRRRDDAGGPSAMNGTAYWIYSFRRGRFYPFAPRSGRERDSSAEFTLESALDGELEIEREKEYWYPLWPSEGGTHPWE from the coding sequence ATGGGACTGCTGGACGGGCTCCGCGCCGTACTCGGGATGCGCGCCGAGACCGACGCTGGGCGCGACGCCGACCCCGACGACCTGTTCGGAATGAGCACTGCTTACCTCACGATGGAGGCCGATCTCGGCTACGAGTCACTCGACGTCGGCGCGCTCTGCTTTTCGGGCGTCGACTCGAGCGACTTTCGGGACGCCGTCGACGAGGTCGAAGCCATTCTCGAGGCCGGTCAGGAGGAGACCGGGACCGACTTTTCGGTCACGGCCGACGACCACGGCTACCACTGGGTCGTTCTCGAGGACGACGACCCCGAGGACCTGATCACGAGCATGCACTTCGCTGCGGACACCTTTATCGAGCACGGCTACGGTTCGCGGCTACTCGCGGCCGTCTTTGCGTATGCCGACGGCGATGCTGCGTCGCGGCGTCGAGACGATGCGGGCGGACCCTCCGCCATGAACGGAACGGCGTACTGGATCTACTCTTTCCGACGCGGCCGCTTCTACCCGTTCGCCCCCCGATCCGGTCGGGAACGCGACTCGAGCGCGGAGTTCACGCTCGAGTCCGCGCTGGACGGCGAACTCGAAATCGAGCGCGAGAAGGAGTACTGGTATCCACTCTGGCCCAGCGAGGGGGGAACACACCCCTGGGAGTAA
- a CDS encoding carbohydrate-binding protein: MTTRKRSRRRILSSMLATAASGLAVSSVSAATGEVRLVSFSSASIDANRDFGIDNPEQVREGDVLIMYVGGGGGVPESDQPGWTRFASCQQEYNGQDECLAYGGADLNGQVFYRVATNDEPDTYEIKIGSSSHASASIIALRGADTSDPIYSSAGLVNDYDGGESHCPSTDGVEGGMHICGWVHDDPQRIQEPDRMTIRTDLTIGGDALQTATNSLNRTGETDRIVAEHTNDPPGGSSDLSIAVVVRPGPSDGDGGNNGGEGDNGNEGDNGNEDQTGNEDQTGNEGGNGNSGENGNGGSDGSGSYPDWQEDEVYLEGDRVIHDGAVWEAQWWTQGEEPRDEQWYVWKRVKDTSSVTPVDPGAGPTPAWDSSKIYREDDRVTHDGTTWEAQWWTQGQEPRNEAWYVWQPAE; encoded by the coding sequence ATGACAACACGAAAACGTTCACGCAGACGGATTCTGAGCAGTATGCTCGCGACGGCGGCTTCGGGGTTGGCGGTTTCGTCCGTCTCAGCGGCAACGGGAGAGGTCCGTCTCGTTTCGTTCAGTTCAGCAAGCATTGACGCCAACCGTGACTTCGGCATCGACAATCCAGAGCAGGTTCGAGAAGGCGATGTCCTGATCATGTACGTCGGCGGCGGGGGCGGCGTTCCCGAATCCGATCAACCCGGCTGGACCCGCTTCGCTTCCTGCCAGCAGGAGTACAACGGCCAGGACGAGTGTCTGGCGTACGGCGGTGCGGACCTGAACGGGCAGGTATTCTATCGGGTGGCGACGAACGACGAGCCGGATACGTATGAAATCAAGATCGGTTCCTCCAGCCATGCCTCCGCATCCATCATCGCCCTCAGAGGAGCCGATACCAGCGATCCCATCTATTCGTCGGCGGGACTCGTCAACGATTATGACGGTGGCGAGAGCCACTGTCCGTCGACGGACGGTGTCGAGGGCGGCATGCACATCTGTGGCTGGGTGCACGACGATCCACAGCGAATCCAAGAACCCGACCGCATGACGATTCGCACCGATCTCACCATCGGTGGTGACGCCCTGCAGACGGCCACCAACTCGCTGAACAGGACTGGCGAAACTGACCGGATCGTGGCGGAACATACCAACGATCCTCCCGGCGGCAGTAGCGACCTCAGTATCGCTGTCGTCGTACGTCCCGGCCCCTCCGACGGTGATGGCGGCAATAATGGCGGTGAGGGGGACAATGGAAACGAGGGCGACAACGGAAACGAGGATCAGACCGGAAACGAGGATCAGACCGGAAACGAGGGCGGCAATGGAAACAGCGGCGAGAACGGAAACGGCGGAAGTGACGGCAGTGGATCGTACCCGGACTGGCAGGAAGACGAAGTCTATCTCGAGGGCGACCGCGTGATCCACGACGGCGCCGTCTGGGAGGCCCAGTGGTGGACCCAGGGTGAGGAACCGCGAGACGAGCAGTGGTACGTCTGGAAGCGAGTCAAAGACACGAGCAGTGTCACTCCTGTCGATCCCGGTGCAGGTCCGACCCCCGCGTGGGATTCGTCCAAAATCTACCGCGAGGATGATCGAGTAACCCACGACGGCACCACCTGGGAAGCCCAGTGGTGGACGCAGGGACAAGAACCACGCAACGAGGCGTGGTACGTCTGGCAACCAGCCGAGTAG
- a CDS encoding DUF5518 domain-containing protein: MEVNWKAIVAGFVVALALAVVSGLVVGMNATSLALSWGTIGVVSGLVAGFIAGGTVPTGAVHGGIATVLGSLITLAIVTFTTLLFAGLVPTFGVLVGGVLLLAFYAIPGALGGAIGSWASGRRASRTVAGARA; this comes from the coding sequence ATGGAAGTAAATTGGAAAGCTATCGTAGCGGGCTTCGTCGTCGCTCTGGCCCTCGCCGTCGTCAGCGGACTTGTCGTCGGAATGAACGCGACGTCTCTGGCACTGTCGTGGGGAACGATCGGCGTCGTCAGCGGTCTCGTCGCCGGTTTCATCGCCGGTGGCACGGTACCCACCGGTGCCGTTCACGGCGGAATCGCAACCGTCCTCGGTTCGCTCATCACGTTAGCGATCGTGACGTTCACGACGCTGCTCTTCGCGGGACTCGTGCCGACGTTCGGCGTACTCGTCGGGGGTGTGCTCCTGCTCGCGTTCTACGCCATCCCTGGTGCACTCGGTGGTGCGATCGGATCGTGGGCCAGCGGACGCCGGGCTTCCCGGACGGTAGCCGGTGCGCGGGCGTGA